CAGGCGTTCCTTGACCGTGCTCATCGGGTTTCGCTCCCTGACTGTGACCGGCCGGAGCTGGAGCATGGTGCCCCCCGCCGCGCAAGGGGGGCGCGCCGCCGTCGCGGAGTAGAAGACGGCCTTGGGGGAGCATCGCGCAGACCTGCCGCGCGTGCCCGCTGATCAGCGAAACGTTGACAGCGCCCGGCACTTTCATAGTAATCGCGCGCGTGCCGCCCATCACTGAGGCGGCACTTTCATTTGGAGCCGGCTAACGCCTGCTCGGCTTCTACGAGAAACGGAGATGGGACCCGTGACGTCAGCCCTTCTGCCGACCTACGTCCGCGCGCCGCTCGCCTTCGAGCGCGGCGAGGGCGCGTGGCTCGTGACGGAGGGCGGCGAGCGATACCTCGACTTCGGCGCCGGGATCGCGGTGAACGCCCTCGGCCACGCGCATCCGCACCTCGTCGGGGCGCTGACCGAGCAGGCGAATCGCATCTGGCACACCTCGAACTTGTTCGAGATCCCGGGCGGCGAGCGCCTGGGCCGGCGGCTGGTCGAGGCGACCTTCGCCGACGTGGTGTTCTTCTGCAACTCGGGAGCCGAGGCCAACGAGGCGGCGATCAAGATCGCCCGGAAGTACCACGCGGCCGACGGCCATCCCGAGCGCTACCGGATCGTCACCTTCGCGGGCGCCTTCCACGGGCGCACGCTGGCGACGCTCGCGGCCGGCGGCCAGCAGAAATACATCGAGGGCTTCGGCCCGAAGGTCGAGGGCTTCGATCAGGTGCCGGCCGGGGACTGGGCCGCGCTGGACGCGGCGATCGGACCGGAGACGGCGGCGCTGATGATCGAGCCGATCCAGGGCGAGGGCGGCGTACGGGTGATCCCCCACGCGGACCTGCGCCGCCTGCGCGAGATCTGCGATGCCAACGGCCTGCTGCTGATCATGGACGAGGTCCAGACCGGCGTCGGCCGCACCGGCCGGCTGTTCGCGCACGAATGGTCCGGCATCACCCCGGACATCATGAGCGCGGCCAAGGGCATCGGCGGCGGCTTCCCGATGGGCGCCTGCTTCGCCACGCGCGAGGCTGCCCGCGGCATGACGGCCGGCACGCACGGCACGACCTTCGGCGGCAACCCGCTCGCCATGGCGGTGGGCAACGCGGTGCTGGACGTCGTGCTGGCGGACGGCTTCCTCGACCGCGTCGCCCGTTCGGGCCTCCTGCTCAAGCAGAAGCTCGCCGCTTTGCGCGACCGGCACCCGCACGTCTTCGAGGAGATCCGCGGCGAGGGCCTGATGCTGGGGCTCAAGCTCGGCGTGCCGAATACCGACTTCGCCGCCGCCGCGCGCGACGCGCATCTGCTGGTGATCCCGGCCGGCGACAACATCGTGCGCCTGCTGCCGCCGCTCACCATCGGCGACGCCGAGATCGACGAGGCGGTCCGCCGGCTGGACGCGGCCGCGTCCGGCTTCGAGGCCGCCCGCGGCGCAGCCGAGTAACGCCGAGCCCGACCGGCTCAGAATACCGCCCCCGGACCCCGGGGGGCGGCCCGAAGCATTTCCGGGCGCGGCCTGTCCCGCCGCGCGTGACGGAGATGCCCCTGCCAGGAGGTAGAGTGCGGTTCATGATCAGGTGATCGTTGAGCAGACTCTAGTTATTGTGACGCGATGAAAGCCCAGATTGACGGCCGGGCCCCGGCCCCCGCCAGGCACCTGAACGGTGCCGGCCCTCGCCATTTCCTCGATCTCAAGGATCTCTCCGGGGCGGAGCTGCGCCGGGTGCTGGACGCCAGCGCCGCCATCAAGGCGCTCCGCCGCAAGGGCGAGGTCGCCGCCGAGCGCCCGCTGACCGGCAAGACCCTCGCGATGGTGTTCGACCGGCCCTCCACCCGCACCCGCGTCTCCTTCGACGTGGCGATGCGCGAGCTGGGCGGCGAGACGCTGATGCTCACGGGCTCCGAGATGCAGCTCGGTCGCGGCGAGACCGTGGGCGACACCGCGCAGGTCCTGTCGCGCTTCGTCGACGCGATCATGATCCGCATCCTCGACCACGGTCAGATGCTGGAGCTCGCCGAATACGCCACCGTCCCGGTGATCAACGCCCTGACCAAGGTTTCGCATCCGTGCCAGATCATGGCCGACGTGCTGACCTTCGAGGAGCATCGCGGGCCGATCAAGGGCCGTACGGTGGCGTGGTCGGGCGACGCCAACAACGTGCTGGCGAGCTGGGTCCACGCGGCCGCGCGGTTCGACTTCACCTTGAACGTCGCGAGCCCGCCCGAACTCGCCCCTCCGTCCGCCCTGCTCGCCTGGGCGCAGCAGGAGGGTGCCGACATCCACGTCACCACGGACGCCTTCGCGGCGGTCGAGGGCGCGGATGCGGTCGTGACCGATTGCTGGGTGTCGATGGGCGACGACGACGAGGCCCACCGGCACAACCTGCTCAGTCCCTATCAGGTCAACGCCAAGCTGATGGCGGCGGCCAACCCGGACGCGATCTTCATGCACTGCCTGCCCGCCCACCGGGGCGAGGAGGTCACGGCCGAGGTGATGGACGGCCCGCGCTCCGTCGTCTTCGACGAGGCCGAGAACCGCCTGCACGCGCAGAAGGGCATCCTGGCCTGGTGCCTCCACGCGGGCGGGCTCTGAGCAGGCCTGCGTCGGCCTGCCCACAAGAGGGCACGGCAGCGCGAAGGCTCGGACCGGCCTTCCCATCCACCCCCCATCCTGAGGTGCCGGTGCGTAGCGGAGGCCTCGAAGGAGCCCTCCAGATCGTTCCGAGATCCGTGGAGCCCTCCTTCGAGGCCCGCTTCGCGGTCACCTCAGGATGAGGCGGTGGGTGGGATCATCCGATCAACGCGCCGCCGGCACTGGCGTTTACCGTCGGCAGCCCACCGCACATCCGCTGAGCCCTGGGCTCGCGCTCGGAGAAGCGGCGCACCATATAGGCATGAGCGGGCGGCCGACGCCGTCCGCCTCCCCATCACGGCCGCCGGCAGGCGGCGTCCCGGCACCGGATACGGCGTTCCGCGCCTCCGCTCGGGCGCGGGCGGGGTGAGGGATCGATCGCTCCGTCAAGGTCCATTCCTCACGCGGCCCGGCCCACCCGGAACACGGCTCCGCCCGGGCGGCCGCCCGATCCGCGAATGGGTCGTGACGGGCGCCGGACTCATCGATCGGAGAGGGCATGACCTCAGGAACGCAGTCGCCATCCCAGTCGCCATTCCAGTCGCAGCCCCCCGCCGCCGGCAACGGCCACGCGGGGGCGGACGACGCCGTGCTGCCCTTCGCCGTGGAGGCGCTGGATGTGCGCGGGCGTGTCGTCCGGCTGGGGCCCGCCGTCGACACGATCCTGCGCCGCCACGGCTATCCGGACCCGGTCGCGCGGCTCCTCGGCGAGGCGGCGGCGCTCACGGTGCTGCTCGGTTCCTCCCTCAAGTTCGAGGGGCGGTTCCAGCTCCAGACCAAGACCGACGGTCCGGTGTCGATGATCGTGGTCGATTTCGAGGCGCCCGACCGGCTGCGCGCCACCGCGCGGTTCGAGGCCGACAGGGTGACCGCCCTCGGATCCGGGCCGCTCAAGGATGCCGACCTGATCGGTACCGGCCACTTGGCCATGACCATCGACCAGGGCACCGCGGCGAGCCGCTACCAGGGCGTCGTCGCCCTCGAGGGCCAGAGCCTGGAGGAAGCCGCACACCAGTATTTCCGCCAGTCCGAGCAGATTCCCACGGAGGTCCGCCTCGCGGTGGCCGAGGCCGTGGGGGAGGGCGAGGGGCGCTGGCGGGCCGGCGGCCTTGTCGTACAGTTCCTGCCCCAGTCGATCGACCGCGCCCGCCTCGCGGACCTGCCGCCGGGCGACATCCCGGAGGGGCACCCGCATCTCTCGGGCGACGCGCCGGAGGACGACGCCTGGGTGGAGGCGCGCTCCCTGGTCGCCACGATCGAGGATCACGAACTGGTCGACCCCAACGTGTCGAGCGAGACCCTGCTCTACCGGCTCTTTCACGAACGCGGCGTCCGGGTGTTCGAGCGGCAGCCGGTCCACGAGACCTGCCGCTGCTCGCGCGAGCGCGTGATGGGCATGATCCGCTCGTTCACCCCGCAGGAGCGGCGCGACATGGTGGCGGACGATGGACGCATCGTCATCACCTGCGAATTCTGCTCCCGGCGCTACGATCTCGATCCACAGGAGGTCGAGGCCGAGATCGCGGAGCAGCCGCGCCAGTAGAGGCAGAATCACCCGTGCCGACGACCAGTAGAACGACGCCTACGGTCAAGCTTCATCGCGCGAAACGCGTTGGCCTCGGTATTCGTTGCGTAAATTTTTGGGCCCTCCAGGCTGAACCGTTCCGCAATCTTCGACGTTGCGTGGCAGATTCAACATTGGAGAGTTCGCCATGCGGAAATTGTCCATCGGGTTGGCCGCGCTGCTAATCAGCACCTCGGCGTATGCGCAGCAGCAGGGCGGCGCCGGGCGGGGCGCAGACGGAATGGGCGGCCGCGCCGGTCAGGGCGGGGCCGAATCCAGCATGAAGTCCGGGGCCGAGGGCGGTCGCATGAGCGGCGCCGAGCGCGGCGGCGCGCAGGGCGGCCAGTCGGCGGAGCGCGGCTCTGCCGATGCGGGCCGGTCGGGACAGGGCCGGGATGCGGGCGGCGAGGGGCGGATGGCCCAGGATCGGGCCCAGGATCGCGGTCGCGCCGGCGCCGAGCGCGGTGATCGCGATGGCGCCCGCGCGGAGCGGAACGAGCGCGGCGACCGGAACGGCGCGCGCGCGGATCGCGGCGAGCGCGGCGACCGCCGCGGGGACCGCGCCGATGTCCGCGGGCGGACCGATGTGAGCAGCCGGACCGACGTCAGCAGCCGGACCGACATCCGCGGCGGCCGCGTCGAGGGCGGCTTCCGCCGCGAGGGCCGCTACGTCTTCATCGGCGGCCGCCGGGTGGTCTACGGCTCGCCCGAGTATCGCCGCCTGATCGTCACCGAGAACCGCGGACCGCGCGAGCGTTACGTCGTGATCCGCGGCCAGCGCGTGCTGTACGGCTCGCCCGAGTACCGCCGTCTGGTCAGCGTCCGTGAGACCGGCCCGCGCGAGCGCTACGTCGTGATCCGCGGCCACCGGGTGCTGTACGGGTCGCCCGAATACCGCCGCCTCGTCTCGGTGCAGGAGGATCGCTTCGTCACGATCCGCGGCCAGCGGGTCCGCTATGGTTCCGCGGAGTACCGTCGCCTGAGCGGCGGTGGCACCGTCAGTGCGAGCTTCCGTTCCGAGCAGCGCGCCGGCGCGCGGTTCGACAACCACGGCGGCCGGGACGGCGTCCGGAACGCCTCGCGCACCGAGGGGCGGAACGACGGCCGGATGGACCGGGGCAATGACCGCAACGCCGATCGCGGGATGGACCGGAAAGCCGGCCGTGATGGCCGGAACGAGGGCATGCGCAACAGCGACATGCGCGGCGGCCAGCAGGATGGCATCCGGAACGCCTCGGACCGTGGCGGCCAGCAGGGCGGCATGAAGGCCGGCGGCAACGAGGGCGGCCGGACGGGCGGCGCCGAGCGTGGCGGCATGAGCGGCGGCAGCATGGGCGGTGCCCAGGGCGCCGGCCGGTCGGGCGGCCAGTCGGGCGCGCAGACGACGGGTGCCGGCCGCAACTGAGCGGTACGAGGGGGAGGGGCTCCGACTCCTCCCTCACACCTTCAGCACGGGCTCGGCGATGTCACCACCGCCGCGGGCCTTGAGGTAATCAGGCTGGAACAGGCACATCCGCACCGCGTCGCGATAGCGCCCGTTCACGAAGAACTCGTCCTTCAGTACCCCTTCGGCGTGGAAGCCGCAGCGCTCGTAGATGCGCACCGCCCGGGCATTGTCCCGGTCCACGTGCAGGTAGAGCTTGTGGATGTTGAGCACGCTGAACGCGTAATCCATGGCGATCCTTGTCGCCTGCCACGCGTAGCCCCGCCCCTGGAAGCTCGGGTGGATCGCGATCTGGAATTCGCAACGCCGGTGGAGATGGTTGATCTCCACGAGCTCGATCAGCCCGGCCGGCTCGCCGCCCGGATCGGCCACGATGAAGCGCCGCTCGGTCTGGTTGTGGATGTTGCGCTCGTAGAGCTGCTGCAGCTCGGCGAAGGATTCGTAGGCCTCCTCGAACCAGTAGCGCATGATGCTGTCGTTGTTGTTGAGCTGGTGGACGAAGCGCAGATCCTCCCGCTCCAGCGGCCGCAGCTTGATGGTGATTCCGGTGATGGCGTTCATGACGCACAGGCCTCGATCAAGTTGCGCAGGAACCGCTCACCCTGTCCGAGGGCGTCGAGGGTGATGAATTCGTCGGGCTGGTGAGCCTGCGCGATGTCGCCGGGCCCGCAGACGACGGTCGGGAGGCCTGCCGCCTGGAACTGCCCGGCCTCGGTGGCGTAGGGGACCGCGATGGTGCGGTTGCGGCCGGCGAGCCGCAGGCAGAGCCGCTCGGCATCCGATCCCGGCTCGGGGGCGAGGCCGGGGATGTCGACCTCCTCCAGGGTCTCGATCCGGCCGAAGTCGCCGTAACGGTTGAGGCGCTCGCGGGTGACCCGCTCCACCTCCCGGGCGAAGAGGCGCGGGATCTCGGCCGGGTCGAGGTCCGGCAGGCCGCGATACTCCCAGTGGAACCGGCATTCCTTGGCCAGGATGTTGCGGGCCGTGCCGCCGTGGATCGTCCCGACATGGACCGTGGTCGCGGCCGGATCGAACCGGCCCGAGGGATCGCCGCGCTCGATCATCAGGTCGGCGATCCGGTTGAGGCCGGCGACCAGCTCGCACGCGGCCGACACGGCGTTCGCCCCGAGGGCGGGCCGGGCGGAATGGGCCTCGTGGCCGTGGACGGTGGTGAGGCAGGTGACGATGCTCTTGTGCGCGTCCGCGACCTCCATCCCGGTGGGCTCGCCGACGATCACCGCCGCCGGCCGCGGCAGGTCGGCGCCGAAGCGGGCGATCCCGTCCATCGAGCCGAGGCAGGTGGTCTCCTCGTCGTAGGAGAGCAGGATATGGATCGGCCGCCTCAAGCTGGCGGCGAGCATCTTGGGCACCAGCGCCAGCGCCAGGGCGTCGAAGGCCTTCATGTCGACGGCGCCCCGACCGTAGGCCCGGCCGTCCGAGACGCGCAGCCTGAACGGGTCGCTGGTCCAAGACTGGCCGGCCACCGGCACCACGTCGGTATGGCCCGAGAGCACGACGCCCCCGTCGACCATCGGGCCGACCGTGGCGAGGAGGGCCACCTTGTCGCCCGCGGCGTTCGGCAGGCGCAGAGAGGGAATGCCCCATCCGTCGAGATAGGCGCAGACGGACTCGATCAGGGCGAGGTTCGTTTTATCGCTCTCGGTGTCGAAGGACACGAGGCGGGCGAGCATGTCGAGCGGGCTCAGCCGCTCGCCGGTCGCGGACATGGATTCCTCCGGAGCGGGGCCCCGGCTGCCGGGACCTCAGTGCAGGCTGCGGCGGACGTGCGGGCTGTCGAGGGAGAAGGCGGGGATCTCGGCCTCGAAGCTCTCACCGGCCACCGTCGCCATCGTGTAGCTGCCGGCCATCAGCCCGTCGGGCGTGTTCAGCGGGCAGCCGCTCGTGTAGCAGAAGGACTCCCCGGGCTCCAGCACCGGCTGCTTGCCGACGACGCCCGTTCCGCGCACCTCCTGACAAGCACCGTGCCCGTCGATGATGCGCCAATGACGGGAGCGCAACTGAACCTGCACGCTGCCGTTGTTCACAATCTCGACCGTGTAGGCGAAGAAGTATCGGCTCTCGTTCGGCGAGGACTCCTCCTCGACGAAGCGGGACTGAACCGTCACGCTAATTCCCCGCGTCTCGGCCTTGTACATCGCCCTATTAGGCCCTTCTTCGGACGGTGCGATTCGACGAAGCAGAATGAAACGCGCTCCATGGCCGGTGGTAGTAGGCAGCGGAATCGCCGTCAATTGCGGCGGACTACCTCGCGGATTGCCGAACCGC
The sequence above is drawn from the Methylobacterium mesophilicum SR1.6/6 genome and encodes:
- a CDS encoding aspartate aminotransferase family protein; amino-acid sequence: MTSALLPTYVRAPLAFERGEGAWLVTEGGERYLDFGAGIAVNALGHAHPHLVGALTEQANRIWHTSNLFEIPGGERLGRRLVEATFADVVFFCNSGAEANEAAIKIARKYHAADGHPERYRIVTFAGAFHGRTLATLAAGGQQKYIEGFGPKVEGFDQVPAGDWAALDAAIGPETAALMIEPIQGEGGVRVIPHADLRRLREICDANGLLLIMDEVQTGVGRTGRLFAHEWSGITPDIMSAAKGIGGGFPMGACFATREAARGMTAGTHGTTFGGNPLAMAVGNAVLDVVLADGFLDRVARSGLLLKQKLAALRDRHPHVFEEIRGEGLMLGLKLGVPNTDFAAAARDAHLLVIPAGDNIVRLLPPLTIGDAEIDEAVRRLDAAASGFEAARGAAE
- the speG gene encoding spermidine N1-acetyltransferase; protein product: MNAITGITIKLRPLEREDLRFVHQLNNNDSIMRYWFEEAYESFAELQQLYERNIHNQTERRFIVADPGGEPAGLIELVEINHLHRRCEFQIAIHPSFQGRGYAWQATRIAMDYAFSVLNIHKLYLHVDRDNARAVRIYERCGFHAEGVLKDEFFVNGRYRDAVRMCLFQPDYLKARGGGDIAEPVLKV
- the apaG gene encoding Co2+/Mg2+ efflux protein ApaG, with protein sequence MYKAETRGISVTVQSRFVEEESSPNESRYFFAYTVEIVNNGSVQVQLRSRHWRIIDGHGACQEVRGTGVVGKQPVLEPGESFCYTSGCPLNTPDGLMAGSYTMATVAGESFEAEIPAFSLDSPHVRRSLH
- a CDS encoding Hsp33 family molecular chaperone, with product MTSGTQSPSQSPFQSQPPAAGNGHAGADDAVLPFAVEALDVRGRVVRLGPAVDTILRRHGYPDPVARLLGEAAALTVLLGSSLKFEGRFQLQTKTDGPVSMIVVDFEAPDRLRATARFEADRVTALGSGPLKDADLIGTGHLAMTIDQGTAASRYQGVVALEGQSLEEAAHQYFRQSEQIPTEVRLAVAEAVGEGEGRWRAGGLVVQFLPQSIDRARLADLPPGDIPEGHPHLSGDAPEDDAWVEARSLVATIEDHELVDPNVSSETLLYRLFHERGVRVFERQPVHETCRCSRERVMGMIRSFTPQERRDMVADDGRIVITCEFCSRRYDLDPQEVEAEIAEQPRQ
- the argF gene encoding ornithine carbamoyltransferase encodes the protein MKAQIDGRAPAPARHLNGAGPRHFLDLKDLSGAELRRVLDASAAIKALRRKGEVAAERPLTGKTLAMVFDRPSTRTRVSFDVAMRELGGETLMLTGSEMQLGRGETVGDTAQVLSRFVDAIMIRILDHGQMLELAEYATVPVINALTKVSHPCQIMADVLTFEEHRGPIKGRTVAWSGDANNVLASWVHAAARFDFTLNVASPPELAPPSALLAWAQQEGADIHVTTDAFAAVEGADAVVTDCWVSMGDDDEAHRHNLLSPYQVNAKLMAAANPDAIFMHCLPAHRGEEVTAEVMDGPRSVVFDEAENRLHAQKGILAWCLHAGGL
- the argE gene encoding acetylornithine deacetylase, with translation MSATGERLSPLDMLARLVSFDTESDKTNLALIESVCAYLDGWGIPSLRLPNAAGDKVALLATVGPMVDGGVVLSGHTDVVPVAGQSWTSDPFRLRVSDGRAYGRGAVDMKAFDALALALVPKMLAASLRRPIHILLSYDEETTCLGSMDGIARFGADLPRPAAVIVGEPTGMEVADAHKSIVTCLTTVHGHEAHSARPALGANAVSAACELVAGLNRIADLMIERGDPSGRFDPAATTVHVGTIHGGTARNILAKECRFHWEYRGLPDLDPAEIPRLFAREVERVTRERLNRYGDFGRIETLEEVDIPGLAPEPGSDAERLCLRLAGRNRTIAVPYATEAGQFQAAGLPTVVCGPGDIAQAHQPDEFITLDALGQGERFLRNLIEACAS